The following coding sequences are from one Ursus arctos isolate Adak ecotype North America unplaced genomic scaffold, UrsArc2.0 scaffold_23, whole genome shotgun sequence window:
- the LOC125282573 gene encoding olfactory receptor 5AN1-like, with the protein MIGGGNITEVTYFILLGFSDFPRILAVLFVVFLLIYILTLTWNLCLIILIRMDSHLHTPMYFFLSNLSFIDICYVTSTAPKMLSTFFQEQQTITFVGCAVQYFVFSTMGLSESCLMTAMAYDRYTAICNPLLYSAIMSPTLCIRMVLGSYLAGLSASISQLCTKSRSTI; encoded by the coding sequence ATGATTGGGGGAGGAAATATTACAGAGGTCACTTATTTCATCCTTTTGGGATTCTCTGATTTTCCCAGAATCCTAGCAGTGCTCTTTGTTGTATTCCTGCTGATCTATATTTTGACTCTGACGTGGAACCTGTGCCTCATCATCTTAATAAGGATGGACTCTCAcctccacacacccatgtacttcttcctcagtaATCTGTCCTTCATAGATATCTGCTATGTGACCTCGACAGCTCCCAAGATGCTCTCCACCTTTTTCCAAGAGCAGCAGACTATCACCTTTGTGGGTTGTGCTGTTCAGTACTTTGTCTTTTCAACCATGGGACTGAGTGAGTCTTGTCTCATGACAGCCATGGCTTATGACCGATACACTGCCATTTGTAATCCACTTCTCTATTCAGCAATCATGTCACCCACCCTCTGTATTCGGATGGTGCTGGGATCCTATTTGGCTGGACTCTCTGCTTCTATATCCCAATTGTGTACTAAGAgtagatctaccatatga